The genomic stretch AACGCGGGCATCTCAATCATGAACAGCGCAAACGACGTGCGCTCGTTGAATGCCCTGCCCAGGCTGAAGAGCAAACCCCAGACTATCCCGGCCGCGACGCCACCGACGGCGATGAACCAAGGGTCAACTATCGCTTTGAGCTGGTCCAGCCCTCCCAACCAGAACACGCCGACCGTCAGCCCCGGCGCCAGACCGGACAACTTCCTCGGAAAGAGTCTGTACTGCGCGAACAGCATAGGAACCAGAGCAACGAAAAGCAGCGGCCAGAAACCCCCATACCGAGGGAAGGCAAGAACCAGCGCAACGCCACCCAGGACCGAAAGACCGACACCTGCGAGCACGCGCAGCCAGCTCGCGGTGCCCGGCTCTACCATCGGAGTCGTTGCCGAGTCGTCCTTCTCGCCAGACACAGCCGATCTCCCATCATCGCCGCCCGCAACGGCCCAATTCCGCGAATGGTAACGCGAAAGCCACGCCGACGGCGCCGCAAACTAGCTGCCGAGCCCAGCCAACCACGTTGACGAGAATGCCCATGATCGCCGCTGCGAACTGGAATGACCCGAGCGAGTGACCCATCGCCGATCGCCTCACCTGCGGGGATCGCAACGCCGTGTCTGACACTTGGAACGCTGTTCCAACCCCAAATGCCAGGTAGGCGATGTCGCTGTAGCGCGGGTCCTTCCCCTCCTGGTTGAGATCAATCGGCGGAGGGTCGGTTGAGTAGGGCTGGTGAGCGTAGCGCAGCGTGAAGATCGTGTGCATGAAGAGCCACGCCAGTAGGCCACACGTGACTCCAAGTCCGACCGCGGTTCCGGTGATCAGAACGACCATTGCAGTGACCCGCCAGGCGAAGAAGAATCCGCTCAGCAAGACTGTCGCCACGCCGACGCCGACGCCGACGCCGACGCCGACGCCGACGAGCATGTGCCGCCAGAACTCGCGCGACTGGGAACGTTTCGGTGTCTGAACAGTCCCGAACGATAGTGGCCCCAGCGCTATCAGGCAGCTGGACTGAATCTAGAGTCCGGGCCCGGCTCCTCTCGTCAGAGCTGTACCGCTACTCCAGTCGAGGGAGGAACTCCCGGATGGCGGCCTCGCTCAGGCCGTCCCGACCCCGCCACCAGCACGCTGGATAGCAGGCTTCGACGTTGCGCTGAGCCGGGGAATCCCTGTCTGCGAATCGCACGAAGCTGTCGAGGTAGCCGGGGTGATCTCTTGGCGCCAGCAGCCCGCATACCCCCAGGATGTCGATCAAGCCGCCGCGCTCGGCCGTGTTGCCCTTTACTATCGTCAGCCGCGCTGCCGCCGCTATGGCGGTTTCGCCAGGTGGGGCATCGCGAAGTACGCACAGCATCTCGCGCCCGAGGGAGAGGGCGGCGCTGCCTGCGGTATCTCTTGGAGCCTTCGCGAACTGTTCAAGATCGAACGCGATGTAGCGCACGTCATCGCGTCGCACGCCGCCCCACTTGAAGCGCTCGAAACTGAGGACGTTGAGATCTTGCTCGGATTCGCGCGGCAGGCCGCATACCGCGCACATGCGGGATGCGGCAACAGCCGAGAACGGGTGAGTCGGCAGGCGCCGCGCAACTGCGTACGATCCCAGGGCGGATCTCAAGTCGAGTCTGCGTGTGGCAAGGCTTGAAATGAACGCCTCTTCGACCTCGCGTTTGTCAGCTGCGGCCGCTGCTGCGCGGGCTGCTTCAACCCAGCCGTCGTGTGCCATGCGTCGTGGCGCGGCGAACATCACGCCCGCAGACACAGCCGCCGCCAGCTCTCTGCCAGTGGGCAGTGACGGTGGCATCCGCCAGCCCTGAGCACTCCAGAACGCTCGCATCAACGGACGCAACACGATCGCGCCCACTTGGTAGGAAGTCACGAGGAAGCCCGAGGTCGAACGGCGCTCAACTTGTTCATCAGGACGACCACCGTCCATTCCTGGGTGTCCCGCTGGCTGTTGATGTCGCTGCGGGTAGCTCCTACTCCCGCGCAGTGACCTCGTTCGCAGTGTCGCATGCGCCTACAACCATTGCCGTGTTGCTCGCTGTCCGACAGCCTCGCCGAACGCGTCGGGATGCCACTGGATCCGCCACTTCGCGAGATGCGTCAAGCGTCTGGCGCGTGTACGATCCCTTACCAAGCGGGTGGCCGCAGCGAGAGGCTGGGAAACGCCCCCATGCGATTCCGCATCGACCGGGACCGCACGGATCAGAGCATCGTCTGCGCGAACGACCTCTGGGAGGCCCGCATGAGTCATGTCAAACGTGGCGGCACAGCAGCTGTGGCCGCCGCCCTGTTGCTCGCGGGCTGCACTCAGACCGTAACGGGTGGCGGGAGCCCTAGCCAGTCCTCAACCCCAACTAACAGCGCAAGCCACCTGGACTGGCAACCGTGCCCAACAGATCCCGCGCCAACGAAGCAGTGCGCGACCCTGGGCGTTCCTTTCGACTATGCGCGACCTGACGTCGGGACATTCCAGTTGGCTGTGGCCAGGATTCCGGCAGAGGGACCAGCCGACCAACGGATCGGATCGCTATTCTGGGATGCCGGAGGGCCAGGTGGCCCGGGTGTCGCCTCGATGGATTCCTTCCTCACTCGGCTGAGCGCATCCGTCAAGTCCAGGTTTGATCTGGTGTCTTGGGATCCGCGCGGAATTGGAGAGACGACCCCGGCGCTGGTCGACTGCGACCAGCCTTGGCCCGCCAGGCCAGCGCGGGTTGCCGCGCCGAACTGGGCGCGCGTCCAAACCGCCTACTCGAAGCAGCTCTCCGAAGCGAACACGCGCTGCCAGGCTGCCAATCAGTCATTCATCAACTACATGGGGACGAACAAGGTCGTCCAAGACCTCGACCGGCTCCGGGAAGCTGTCGGCGATCAGAAACTCACGTTCTGGGCAACCAGCTACGGCACGCGCATCGGATACGTCTTCGCGATGCGCTACCCGGACCGCGTCAGGGCGATACTCATGGACGGAAACATCGATCCTCACGGCTCCTACGCCGGACTGTCCGAAGGTGGTGTA from Candidatus Nanopelagicales bacterium encodes the following:
- a CDS encoding alpha/beta fold hydrolase yields the protein MSHVKRGGTAAVAAALLLAGCTQTVTGGGSPSQSSTPTNSASHLDWQPCPTDPAPTKQCATLGVPFDYARPDVGTFQLAVARIPAEGPADQRIGSLFWDAGGPGGPGVASMDSFLTRLSASVKSRFDLVSWDPRGIGETTPALVDCDQPWPARPARVAAPNWARVQTAYSKQLSEANTRCQAANQSFINYMGTNKVVQDLDRLREAVGDQKLTFWATSYGTRIGYVFAMRYPDRVRAILMDGNIDPHGSYAGLSEGGVAPDDALRFMRRNYPSGYQTIMRTADALTARPLLLDDGRLFSRWNYLDLVQDNIWSQSNWPVYADTTARVLLARRNNPAGRAERANMAQAMDLPNSNAGGAFSVVNCLDYAERMTQSQQAAVVSANARSAPVFGGSLTLQYAAGCDGLDLQPDPVPLLGSARSRRIVAEIPVMLSNATADAMTPMLWALRMQQAFDRPMIKYRSGQHTVWEAVRSACVNDPINRFMLTSREPRPATCPFVPPTNSKGLP
- a CDS encoding DUF1345 domain-containing protein, with protein sequence MLVGVGVGVGVGVGVATVLLSGFFFAWRVTAMVVLITGTAVGLGVTCGLLAWLFMHTIFTLRYAHQPYSTDPPPIDLNQEGKDPRYSDIAYLAFGVGTAFQVSDTALRSPQVRRSAMGHSLGSFQFAAAIMGILVNVVGWARQLVCGAVGVAFALPFAELGRCGRR